The Paucidesulfovibrio gracilis DSM 16080 genomic interval CCTTTGGAATCCCTTTTCCCGGTCTCGCGCTGCGCGCGGCCGGGGGCGTGGGGTGGGAAGGCGTATGAGGCGTGGTCAGGCGGAGCAGCGCGGCGGCGTGTCGTTCTGTTGCCGCGATTTCCGGGATGGCTCCGCCCTCCCGAAACTCGCGGCAACGGTGCGCCCCCAAAAGAAAAGAACGGCGTTGGCCGTTCTTTTCTTTTGGGAGGGGAAAGGGGAAAGAAACGATAACCGCGACAGGCCGCAGGCCTGGAGCCAATAAAAGTCTTTGGAAAGGGGGTCCAGGGGGAAGAACCTTTCTTCAGAAAGGTTTGCCCCCTGGTCGCCGAAGGCCTTCTTTTTGCCGTCTAGTCCCCGTCTTCCAGCACTTTTGGATCGTACTGGTATCCTTTGAAGCTTGTGCCGAAGAGCACGGAATAGAGAATCGGCGCGATGCCCAGGGTCACGAATGTGGCGAATGCCAGCCCGAAAATCAGGGTATTGGCCATGGGCCGCCACATTTCTCCGCCTTGCAGGGAGAGGGGGATCAATCCGATGATGGTGGTACAGGCTGTCATGAGGATGGGGCGCAGACGGCGTTGGGCGGCCACCACGATGGCGTCCTGCGGTTCGTGCCGGCGGGATTCGATATCCAGCTGATCCAGGAAGATGATGGCGTTGTTGATGATGATGCCCATGAGGCTGATCATGCCGAGCATGGCCATGAACCCGAAGGGCGCGTCCGAGATGTGCAGGCCGAAGCTCACGCCCACGATCATGGGCGGGATGGACAGCAGCACGATGAGGGTACGGCGCACGGAGTTGAACTGGGCCACCAGGGTGAGCAGGATCAGGGCCATGGCCAGGGGCAGGCCCGAATAGATGGACGCTTGGGCCTTGGCGGTTTCTTCCTGTTCGCCGCCGTATTCCACGTCATAGCCTCGCGGCCATTGATCGGAATCCTGCAAAGCACGGATACGCGGCTGGATTTCCGCGAGCACATCACTGGCGAACCGGCCTGTGAGGGTGGCCTTGACGGTCATGGTGCGCTGGTGGTCGCGTCGGCGGATGTCGCTGGGCTGCCATTGCAGCAGGGTGTGCGCCACCTGCGCGAGGGGTACGCGGGCATAGGAATGCACGTTGTAGACGCTGGTATCCTCGATGCGGCCGAGGCCCACGCGTTCGGATTTTTGCAGACGCAGCACAATGGGGATGCTTTCGGTGCCCTCGCGGTATTCGGTGGGGGAGTAGCCGTTTACGATGGAGCTGAGGGAAAAGCCGATGTCCTGGGTGGAAATGCCAACGCGTTTGGCTTTTTCCTGTTGCACCTGGACCTGGAGTTTTTTGGTCCATTCGCCCCAATCGTCCCAGATGTCGTACACGCCGGGCGTCTCCTCCAGGATGGCGGCCACCTGGTCGCGCAGTTCGTAGAGGGTGGCCATGTCCGGCCCGGAAAGCCGCACCTGGATGGGCGCGCCCACGGGCGGCCCGTTTTCGAGCATTTTCACGTCTGCCCGTGTGTCCGGAAAGTTGTTGGAAAGCTCGCCCCGCACCCGGGGCAGTAGCGCCTCGGCTCCTTCGATGGAATCCGTATTCACGATTATGAACGCATAGTTGGGGTTGTCCTGTTCCGGGGAGAGCGCCAGATACCAGCGCGGCCCGCCCGATCCCACGATGGAGCCGACCGACGCGGTTTCGTCCTGGTTGAGCAGCCAGTTTTCCAGGTCCACCACCCGGGCCGAGGTGGTCTCAATGTCCGTGCCGTAGGGCTGCCAGAAATCAATGACGAACATATCCCGCTCGTTAGGCGGGAAAAATATCTGGGGTAGTTTTGTAAATCCCCAGGCCGAAATCACCAGCAGGACGATGGCCCCGCCGATGGACAGGGTCCGCAGCTTCAGCCCTGTGAGGAGCATCCAGCGGTAGAGGCGGTAAAACACGTTGTCAAAGCTCTGCCGCTGCAATTTGGGCTTGAGCAGGTGATAGCAGCAGAACGGCACAAAGGTCATGGACAGCGCCCAGGAGCTGAGCAGGGTCAGGGTGATGACGATGAACATGGACAGGCAGTATTCGCCCACCATGCTCTGGGCCGTGGCAATGGGCAGAAAGGCGAAGATGGTGGTCAGGGAGGCGGCCAGCAGGGGAATGCGCAGGCTCTTTACGGATTCGGTCACAGCCTTGAGGCGCTCCTGTCCTGAGGCCAGACGCACGAGAATGGATTCGCTGACCACCACGCCGTTGTCCACGAGCATGCCCAGGGCGATGATCAGCGAGGCGATGGACACCCGTTGCAGCACCACGTCGAAAAACGGCATGAGCGCAATGCTCATGAGCACGGCCATGGGTACGAGCATGCCCGCCACGATGGCGGTGCGCAGGCCCGCAAAAAGCAGCATGACCACGATCACGAAGGCAAAGGCTTCCAGCAGGTTGACCATGAATTCGTCAATGGCCCGCTGCACGAATTTGGGCTGGTAGGTGACAAAGTCCAGATCCAGGCCCACAGGCAAATCCGCCTGAATCTCAGAAAGTTTTGCAGAAACCCGTTCGCCCAGTTCCACGATGTTGCCGCCCGTGGACATGCTCATGGCCAGCATGAGGCAATGCTCTCCGTTGAAGCGGGTCATAGTGGCGGGGGGATCTTCGTAGCCGCGCCGGATGGTCGCGATGTCGCCCAGGGAAACGTTGCGCGCCGTGCCGGGAATCACAAAGGTCGTCCGGGCGATGTCCTCCAGACTGTTGAACTCCCCGGTGGGTTCGATAACGATGCGTTCCGGGCCTACCAGGGCGTTGCCGCCCGGAGTGATGGCGTTTTGGGAGGAAAGCACGTCCAGAATCACTTTCGGGTTCACGCCCAGTTCCGCGAGCTTGGCATCGGAAAATTCCACGTACACGGCTTCTTCCTGCTCGCCGTGGATTTTGACCTTGCCCACGTCGCGCATGGCCAGGAGCCGGTCCCGGATGTCTTCCGCGTATTCTTTCAGCTCCCGGTAGTAGTAGCCGTCCCCGCGCAGGGAGATCACAATGCCGTACACATCCCCGAACTGGTCGTTGACGTAGGGTCCGATCACGCCTTCGGGCAGGTTCGGGGCCGCGTCGTCCACCTCGTTGCGCAGGCGGTCCCAGATGGGCTTCATGTCCCGGTATTTTTCATACACCTTGACCCGCAGGATGGAGATGCCGTTCATGGATTCGGAAAGAACGTGTTCCACCTCCGGTATGGTGCGGATGGCCTTTTCCAGCTCTTCGGTGACCAGGGATTCCATCTTGTAGGGCGTGGCCCCGGGGAAATAGGTGACCACCACGGCGTCGCGGATGGTGAATTCCGGGTTTTCCTTGCGGGAAATGTTCAGATACGTGCTCACGCCCATGAACACGATGCAGGCCACGGCCACCAGAAAGGTCCGGTTGTTTTTGATGCACCAGCGCGCAACGGACATGGATCAGCCCTCCTCGCCCAGTAGCCGGACCTTGCGTCCCTCCTTGAGCCGGTGCACGCCGCGAATGACCAGTTCATCTTCCGGCTCCAGTCCGTCAAGCACTTCCAGGCCTTCAGGCGTGAGTCCGCCCACCTCCACGTCGCGCCGCTGAACGGTCATGGTTTCCCGGTCTACGATCCAGACGAAGCGCGCCCCGTCCGGCGAGGCGGCCACGGCCTGGGGCGGCACGATCATGGCCGCGCCTTCGGGAATGCGGAAGGAAAATTCCGCCTGGCCGATCATGCCCGGCAGGATGCGGGAATCCTCGTCCACGATGCGCAGAGTCACGGGAAAGGTGGAGAGCTGGAGCGCCTGCACGCCCACTTCCACGGCCAGGGCATCGAAGCTCTGGCCCGGGATGGAA includes:
- a CDS encoding efflux RND transporter permease subunit codes for the protein MSVARWCIKNNRTFLVAVACIVFMGVSTYLNISRKENPEFTIRDAVVVTYFPGATPYKMESLVTEELEKAIRTIPEVEHVLSESMNGISILRVKVYEKYRDMKPIWDRLRNEVDDAAPNLPEGVIGPYVNDQFGDVYGIVISLRGDGYYYRELKEYAEDIRDRLLAMRDVGKVKIHGEQEEAVYVEFSDAKLAELGVNPKVILDVLSSQNAITPGGNALVGPERIVIEPTGEFNSLEDIARTTFVIPGTARNVSLGDIATIRRGYEDPPATMTRFNGEHCLMLAMSMSTGGNIVELGERVSAKLSEIQADLPVGLDLDFVTYQPKFVQRAIDEFMVNLLEAFAFVIVVMLLFAGLRTAIVAGMLVPMAVLMSIALMPFFDVVLQRVSIASLIIALGMLVDNGVVVSESILVRLASGQERLKAVTESVKSLRIPLLAASLTTIFAFLPIATAQSMVGEYCLSMFIVITLTLLSSWALSMTFVPFCCYHLLKPKLQRQSFDNVFYRLYRWMLLTGLKLRTLSIGGAIVLLVISAWGFTKLPQIFFPPNERDMFVIDFWQPYGTDIETTSARVVDLENWLLNQDETASVGSIVGSGGPRWYLALSPEQDNPNYAFIIVNTDSIEGAEALLPRVRGELSNNFPDTRADVKMLENGPPVGAPIQVRLSGPDMATLYELRDQVAAILEETPGVYDIWDDWGEWTKKLQVQVQQEKAKRVGISTQDIGFSLSSIVNGYSPTEYREGTESIPIVLRLQKSERVGLGRIEDTSVYNVHSYARVPLAQVAHTLLQWQPSDIRRRDHQRTMTVKATLTGRFASDVLAEIQPRIRALQDSDQWPRGYDVEYGGEQEETAKAQASIYSGLPLAMALILLTLVAQFNSVRRTLIVLLSIPPMIVGVSFGLHISDAPFGFMAMLGMISLMGIIINNAIIFLDQLDIESRRHEPQDAIVVAAQRRLRPILMTACTTIIGLIPLSLQGGEMWRPMANTLIFGLAFATFVTLGIAPILYSVLFGTSFKGYQYDPKVLEDGD